The Thalassotalea nanhaiensis genome has a window encoding:
- a CDS encoding LysE/ArgO family amino acid transporter, translated as MSTITLLPMLKGFVIGAGLIIPIGVQNSYVLSQSIKRNHHLMAATICIVCDFILMSLGVFGGGALINSNSVIAEIITWGGIIFLTVYGFIFFKQFYLANKDDMLKEVKPSTRKAVIFTTLAVTLLNPHAYLDTVVIIGSISGKFADADKMAFLIGTLLASITWFYALSLAAAKMSPWLSQTKVQRGINLLVAMLMWVIAYSLFITL; from the coding sequence ATGTCTACTATTACTTTATTACCAATGCTAAAAGGCTTCGTTATTGGTGCCGGCTTAATCATCCCTATTGGCGTGCAAAATTCGTACGTGTTAAGTCAAAGTATTAAGCGTAATCATCACTTGATGGCAGCGACTATTTGTATCGTTTGTGATTTTATTTTGATGTCTTTAGGTGTGTTTGGTGGTGGGGCGTTAATTAATAGTAATAGCGTGATCGCAGAAATAATCACTTGGGGCGGTATCATCTTTTTAACTGTCTATGGTTTCATTTTCTTTAAGCAATTTTATTTAGCCAATAAAGATGACATGCTCAAAGAAGTAAAGCCTAGTACTCGCAAAGCCGTTATTTTTACCACGTTGGCTGTAACGTTATTAAACCCTCATGCTTATCTAGACACAGTAGTGATCATTGGCAGTATTAGTGGAAAATTTGCGGATGCTGACAAAATGGCATTTTTAATAGGTACCTTGCTGGCTTCAATCACTTGGTTTTACGCGTTATCGTTAGCGGCTGCAAAAATGTCGCCTTGGTTGAGTCAAACAAAGGTCCAACGAGGCATTAATTTGTTGGTGGCAATGTTAATGTGGGTTATTGCTTACTCGTTATTTATTACACTTTAG